The genomic DNA AACGGAAGGCTCTTTTGGTTGTGCCAGACTTAAATCCGCTTATGTCACTCGTTCTGCTTAGCAGGAACAAAATATTGAAATGCGGGCATCGTCTCTGATAACTTATACATCAATTTATATCACAATAAGATCAATTATATTGCCTTAGGTTTAAAATTCTTTGAATTGAGAAATACGTATTTACCTTGAAGAAAAAAGTATATGGGTAACATGCATTTCGTGACACAGGTTAAACTACAGTTTCATAAACCTGGTGCGGTAATCAAAGTTAAGTCAGCATTTGAAAAAACGATTCATGAGGAGTTCACCCATTATAAAAACAAAGATAACACCTCATTGCAATTCCCTATCAGCCATGTGAATTGTCCCAATATCAATGAAAGCGGCTCGAAATTTATTCCAACCTCGAATGAGATATACTTCGTTGTTGCGAGTGGATCTAAGTATGGTTTTGGTGATGAGCTGAACAATGTATTACATCGATTTTCGCATCAACTTGAAGATACACTTTTCTTTATTGAAGATGAATATGATTGTTACATTAAAAGGTATGAGATTAAAAATGGTAAATTCCATTACGAAACGGTCGTAAAAGAAAACGGAGACCTTGCAGATTACTTTACAGAAGCATTCCCAGACGACAAACAATTACATTTTAATCTTTTAAGATACTACGCCCTGGAATGGCAAGGAATTATTTCCTCCATTAACTTTCAGGAACCCATTAAGGCAGCTAACAGGGCACTCAAACTTGCGGATGATTGGTTGCTTCACTATCTGAAAGGAACAGCTTATGAGGCTGGAAGAAATTCCGAGAAAGCATTGAGTCAATTTAAAAGAGCACTTAATGTTAAACGAAAGGAAAACCCTAAGTTAAATGATTCAGATTGTAGAATAATTTATCACGCTATCTCAGTTTGCCTGAATAAAATAAATCAATTTGAACAAGCCATTTCGATTGCTGAAAAAGCGATGGCTATAATCCCCAGCTGGGGCGACTATACTCCAACGGAAAGTAAAGGCTACGCGCTTATGCAACTAAAAAGATATGAAGAAGCCATAGAATGTTTTGACGAGATACTAAAGCACAGCCTTAAAAGACGTGATATTGCATACGCCCTGTATAATAAAGCTTGTGTATTTACTTTTTTGAAACAATATGATGAAGCGGTAGCTTTATTATACGCATCGTTCCACATGGAAAAAGAACTCGTAAATGAAGCAAGACATGATGAAGCGCTTTTTCCATTGATCAATGAACTCCAGGACAAAAACATTCTGACAACATACCTGAGATAGTCTTTTTAGTTTTACAAAAAACTTTGAAATCCTTAATTCTTTTTGCTCTTTCAGAGGGCATCGAAAAATTTTAGTAGGCTTGCTATTTAAGATCTAAATTCGGTCGGTACTTTCATGGAACCGTGTTCACATTTACTTTATTTTATCAAATCATAGCCAAACCCGGCACTTTATAGATGATTGATGATAACACCGACCACAGATAAATCAGTCAATCAAGATCATGTTAATTTAATTTTTTCTGTAGATATAAATTTTTCTTTGATAGGGATCCGTTACTATAATATTATTTTCTTCGTCCAATGCTACAGCGGTTGCAAGACCAAAAAGTCCATAGATTTTCTCAATAACTAATCCATCATAATCAGTCTTTGCCACATAACCTCCGCAAGCAATATAGAGAAAACCATCTTTCACAAATAAGGAATGTGGTGTATTTTCAAATGACCACTCTTTAATAAAGTCACCATTCTTGGAGAAAAACTGAACTTTCTTTGAATAGTAGTTTGATACCACAATCTTGTCATTAAGATATGCTATTCCCCAAGGTGCATCAAATTGGCCTGGCAGAT from Aphanothece sacrum FPU1 includes the following:
- a CDS encoding tetratricopeptide repeat protein, with the translated sequence MTQVKLQFHKPGAVIKVKSAFEKTIHEEFTHYKNKDNTSLQFPISHVNCPNINESGSKFIPTSNEIYFVVASGSKYGFGDELNNVLHRFSHQLEDTLFFIEDEYDCYIKRYEIKNGKFHYETVVKENGDLADYFTEAFPDDKQLHFNLLRYYALEWQGIISSINFQEPIKAANRALKLADDWLLHYLKGTAYEAGRNSEKALSQFKRALNVKRKENPKLNDSDCRIIYHAISVCLNKINQFEQAISIAEKAMAIIPSWGDYTPTESKGYALMQLKRYEEAIECFDEILKHSLKRRDIAYALYNKACVFTFLKQYDEAVALLYASFHMEKELVNEARHDEALFPLINELQDKNILTTYLR